Proteins co-encoded in one Rhodococcus sp. PAMC28707 genomic window:
- a CDS encoding VWA domain-containing protein — translation MTNPQLSLVVALLDRSGSMHSIADDTRGGFDSFIGKEREQDGNTVVTLAQFDQQYELVYSSQPIRTVPPLVLRPRGSTALYDAIGRLITDVGAELAAVSEDERPCSVTVVVMTDGHENASKEWTNTAVRELIAQQEKDYQWDFVFLGSNIDAVDVGTDLGFARDKSMTYVSTTVGVTAAFDSVASYQDRKRAQILGAPPVAGFSEADRRRARGE, via the coding sequence GTGACCAATCCACAGCTCTCTCTCGTCGTTGCTCTGCTGGACCGTTCGGGCTCGATGCATTCCATTGCCGACGACACCCGCGGCGGGTTCGATTCATTCATCGGAAAAGAGCGCGAGCAGGACGGAAATACCGTCGTGACGCTGGCGCAATTCGATCAGCAGTACGAGCTGGTCTACAGTTCGCAGCCGATCCGAACAGTGCCGCCGCTGGTACTGCGGCCCCGCGGCTCCACCGCGCTGTACGACGCCATCGGCCGGCTCATCACCGACGTCGGCGCCGAACTCGCTGCAGTGTCCGAGGACGAGCGCCCCTGCTCGGTCACCGTTGTGGTGATGACGGACGGTCACGAGAACGCGAGCAAGGAGTGGACCAATACCGCTGTGCGCGAGCTGATCGCGCAGCAGGAGAAGGACTACCAGTGGGACTTCGTGTTCCTCGGGTCCAACATCGATGCCGTCGATGTCGGCACCGATCTGGGCTTTGCACGGGACAAGTCGATGACCTACGTGTCGACGACTGTCGGAGTCACTGCGGCCTTCGATTCGGTGGCGAGCTATCAGGACCGTAAGCGGGCTCAGATACTCGGGGCCCCACCGGTTGCGGGCTTCTCCGAGGCCGATCGTCGCCGGGCGCGTGGGGAATGA
- a CDS encoding helix-turn-helix domain-containing protein — translation MKIALYAFDDITMFHLAAPLMVFGEVARLGLAFDWETQLWSDRGGSIRTAEGYALGDLSGPSSVDWADIVIVPSWPVTLPPIGDALRAQLRGAHQRGAEIAGLCLGSFAVADTGLLEGRSAVTHWMKMSELRERNSQLELDESVLYIDHGDVMTSAGTASSIDACLHIVRKHLGSGAATRVARSLVVAPHREGGQAQYIERPLTRAAEDTAIANVLEWSLGRLNEPLPIERLAERARMSRRSFVRQFQLATGVTPARWVLEQRLAESRTLLETTTWSIDEISAACGFGSAVTFRQNFVAAFAVTPTAYRKQFTHDEKDARR, via the coding sequence ATGAAAATCGCGCTGTACGCGTTCGACGACATCACGATGTTTCACCTCGCCGCACCGCTGATGGTCTTCGGCGAGGTCGCGCGGCTCGGCCTCGCATTCGATTGGGAAACACAGCTGTGGTCCGATCGGGGCGGATCGATCCGGACCGCTGAGGGCTATGCACTCGGCGACCTCTCGGGCCCGAGCAGCGTCGACTGGGCCGATATCGTCATCGTCCCATCGTGGCCCGTCACGCTCCCGCCTATCGGAGATGCTCTGCGGGCCCAGCTGCGCGGCGCGCACCAGCGCGGAGCAGAGATCGCCGGCTTGTGCCTCGGTTCGTTCGCCGTCGCGGACACCGGACTACTCGAAGGCCGCTCAGCCGTCACGCACTGGATGAAGATGTCTGAGCTACGCGAGCGGAATTCGCAATTGGAACTCGACGAGTCGGTGCTCTACATCGATCACGGCGATGTCATGACCTCCGCAGGCACGGCGTCGTCGATCGATGCCTGTCTGCACATCGTGCGCAAGCATCTGGGGTCGGGGGCCGCGACACGAGTCGCGCGTAGCCTCGTCGTCGCCCCGCATCGAGAAGGCGGTCAGGCGCAGTACATCGAGCGCCCTCTCACCCGTGCCGCCGAGGACACGGCCATCGCCAACGTTCTCGAATGGTCGCTCGGCCGACTGAACGAACCGTTGCCGATCGAGCGGCTCGCCGAACGGGCTCGAATGAGCCGAAGGAGTTTCGTTCGTCAATTCCAACTCGCTACCGGGGTCACGCCGGCGCGGTGGGTTCTCGAGCAGCGACTCGCCGAATCACGCACTCTTCTCGAAACGACGACCTGGAGTATCGACGAGATATCGGCTGCCTGTGGCTTCGGGAGTGCCGTCACGTTCCGTCAGAATTTCGTAGCAGCGTTCGCGGTGACGCCGACGGCGTATCGGAAGCAGTTCACTCACGATGAAAAAGATGCACGACGCTAG
- a CDS encoding isochorismatase family protein → MTGPRRALVVVDVQQEYFDGVLQIQYPPRAESLANIVSALEVAAAHDLPVAIVQHEMPAGAPAFVKGTPTYELHPDIEAQIQPSFKRVEKKFSSVFAGTGVAEWLTAEGVDTVTIVGYMTNNCDLASAADAEVLDVTTEILSDATGAINLSNEAGTVSAEQLHKALMVLYHSNFAAVATTSDWTDAVKSGNALSASNLVVSAAQGNEAVR, encoded by the coding sequence ATGACCGGACCACGCAGAGCCCTTGTCGTCGTCGACGTCCAGCAGGAATACTTCGACGGCGTCCTGCAGATCCAGTACCCGCCCAGGGCGGAGTCGCTGGCCAACATCGTCAGTGCCCTCGAAGTGGCTGCTGCCCATGACCTTCCGGTCGCGATCGTGCAGCATGAGATGCCGGCCGGAGCGCCTGCGTTCGTGAAGGGGACCCCGACGTACGAACTGCATCCGGACATCGAGGCGCAGATTCAGCCGTCGTTCAAGCGTGTCGAGAAGAAGTTCAGCAGTGTCTTCGCGGGTACCGGCGTCGCTGAATGGTTGACGGCCGAGGGCGTCGATACCGTCACGATCGTTGGCTACATGACGAACAACTGCGACCTGGCATCCGCAGCAGACGCCGAGGTACTCGACGTGACGACCGAGATTCTCTCCGACGCCACCGGTGCGATCAATCTATCGAACGAGGCCGGTACCGTCTCGGCTGAACAGCTGCACAAGGCACTGATGGTGCTCTACCACTCGAACTTCGCCGCGGTCGCTACGACGTCGGACTGGACGGACGCCGTGAAATCCGGAAATGCTTTGTCTGCAAGCAATCTCGTGGTGTCGGCAGCGCAGGGTAACGAGGCGGTTCGCTAG
- a CDS encoding adenylate/guanylate cyclase domain-containing protein, with product MTLWILAAGVELAAIVALGVLLVVSQKKLRDTRSALERAQSNSPRRRRRGLAPLAIKTAFDTADSLFQKGFGATVRNSVEDLAGWARVERPDLARMIADGDIVVVFSDIEGSTARNEELGDRGWLKLLERHNRLITKQAENHGGHVVKNQGDGFMIAFSDPAEAVRCGLEVQQALREKPDRWNQIRVRMGVHVGSSVRRGDDLFGLNVAMAARVAGHADGGEILVSKSVRDAISAAEDITLGAPRTVELKGIKGSHQLYPVELPTADAVRQLK from the coding sequence GTGACCTTGTGGATACTTGCAGCCGGAGTCGAACTCGCCGCGATCGTGGCGCTCGGCGTTCTCCTCGTCGTGTCCCAGAAAAAGCTTCGTGACACACGGAGCGCGCTCGAGCGCGCCCAGAGCAACTCACCTCGCCGTCGACGACGTGGGCTCGCCCCGCTTGCTATCAAGACGGCATTCGATACTGCGGATTCCCTGTTCCAGAAAGGGTTCGGCGCGACTGTGCGCAACTCCGTCGAAGACCTTGCGGGGTGGGCCAGAGTCGAACGCCCGGATCTGGCGCGAATGATTGCCGACGGCGACATCGTGGTCGTCTTCTCCGACATCGAAGGATCCACTGCACGCAACGAAGAGTTGGGCGACCGCGGGTGGTTGAAGCTGCTCGAACGACACAACAGGCTCATCACCAAGCAGGCTGAGAACCACGGCGGCCACGTCGTGAAAAATCAGGGTGACGGTTTCATGATCGCCTTCTCCGACCCAGCTGAAGCTGTGCGGTGCGGGCTCGAGGTTCAGCAGGCCTTGCGCGAGAAACCCGATCGATGGAACCAAATTCGGGTGCGCATGGGCGTCCACGTGGGTAGTTCGGTGCGCCGAGGTGACGACCTCTTCGGGCTGAACGTCGCTATGGCGGCGCGGGTTGCAGGACACGCGGATGGCGGCGAAATCCTCGTCAGCAAATCAGTGCGAGACGCAATCAGCGCGGCAGAGGACATCACACTCGGCGCACCGCGGACAGTCGAACTCAAAGGCATCAAGGGTAGTCACCAGTTGTATCCAGTCGAGTTACCTACCGCCGACGCCGTACGACAGTTGAAATAG
- a CDS encoding Fic family protein — protein sequence MTWPTHRYETQAWNPQQRQGSKADRMLESIEVSIPPPIGDLNYSSSGSIAQSQEAAVIAVARLEAGFGDHLAPLADFLLRSESVASSKIERVDAGWRAFGRASVGGKASTDALSQLAAVKALIAMVDATGRGPMTLATLLDAHRLLMAPDFYAARDSGHLRDVQNWIGGSDYTPINALFVPPPPEQVPALMDDLMVFVNRTDVPIIAQAAIAHAQFESIHPFTDGNGRIGRALISAVLRRRGLTRRITVPLASVMLADTSRYFDRLTEYRAGRADEFVEYLASAAVHASEAAEESARALSELPARWKQLAAPRVNSADEAIIFRLLDTPILNADMAQQITGTTDASTYRALGRLTDAGVLELISTSKRNQIWAATDVLAELDALSNAIGRRTTSHL from the coding sequence TTGACCTGGCCCACACACCGCTACGAGACGCAGGCATGGAATCCGCAGCAACGGCAGGGCTCGAAGGCCGACCGCATGCTCGAAAGCATCGAGGTGTCGATCCCGCCACCCATCGGCGATCTCAATTATTCGTCTTCCGGCAGCATCGCTCAATCCCAAGAGGCCGCCGTCATCGCAGTCGCTCGACTCGAAGCCGGATTCGGCGACCATCTTGCGCCCCTCGCCGACTTCTTGCTTCGGAGCGAGTCTGTAGCTTCGTCGAAGATCGAACGCGTCGACGCCGGTTGGCGTGCGTTCGGTCGCGCATCGGTCGGAGGTAAAGCCAGTACCGATGCTCTGTCCCAGCTGGCCGCCGTAAAGGCGCTGATTGCGATGGTCGATGCAACCGGCCGTGGTCCGATGACGCTCGCAACGCTCCTCGATGCACACCGCTTACTGATGGCCCCAGATTTCTACGCGGCGCGCGACAGCGGCCACCTTCGAGACGTTCAGAACTGGATCGGCGGCAGCGACTACACCCCCATCAACGCGCTGTTTGTCCCTCCACCACCCGAACAAGTTCCCGCCCTGATGGATGACCTGATGGTTTTCGTGAACCGAACCGACGTGCCGATCATTGCGCAAGCCGCAATCGCTCACGCGCAGTTCGAATCCATCCACCCCTTCACAGATGGCAACGGCCGCATCGGCCGTGCACTGATCAGCGCTGTCTTGCGGCGTCGTGGACTCACACGGCGGATCACGGTTCCGCTCGCTTCGGTGATGCTCGCCGACACCAGTCGCTACTTCGATCGACTCACCGAATACCGCGCAGGTCGAGCCGACGAATTCGTCGAGTACCTCGCATCCGCCGCTGTTCACGCCAGCGAAGCTGCAGAAGAGTCCGCGAGGGCACTTTCCGAACTCCCTGCCCGCTGGAAGCAGCTAGCCGCGCCACGCGTGAATTCCGCGGACGAAGCCATAATCTTCCGTCTACTCGACACGCCAATCCTGAACGCGGACATGGCGCAACAGATCACTGGCACTACCGACGCCAGCACCTATCGCGCGCTCGGACGGCTTACCGATGCGGGCGTCCTCGAACTGATCTCCACGAGCAAACGCAACCAGATCTGGGCCGCTACCGACGTGCTCGCCGAATTGGATGCCCTGAGCAACGCAATCGGCCGGCGCACGACAAGTCACCTCTGA
- a CDS encoding AAA family ATPase, whose amino-acid sequence MTGTDEAVDRPLVEVVFDAIDADNGLADDAKYLVLAALEGTDQLSDQLDGVTLLQTRRAAQAVIEKPVGAFLTSIEVAGFRGIGPKSELKLHPAPGITIVSGRNGSGKSSFAEALEFAVTGKSYRWENKAKLWKDTWRNLHESSQCQIRVGLTIEGSEPAVVGVDWSADALLPDNSTWTQIGKAKRSPGTNGLGWKSAIELHRPILSYDEIGGLIEDSPSTLYDALAKLLGLDEIADAEKRLASALKDAKVPRGQAKEALAQLKHIVGESTDDRAQSAATLLKKRAPDVDAVQALATGSAPTQSSALSGLRAIVGLAIPLKEQVDTVVVALREAIAGTVDLASDALAIVERRNALLMSALELHADTGTTDCPVCETGTLDDAWAEHARTRMSDEEDKLTLFKKARRDFEDARRAATALIDDLTDATAVDGVELPSLESYQEAVLKVRSAPDEVTELAEHLSATLPAVVESGGLLRHEAAAAIKAREDTWAPIASRLASWVQMEQTAAKTDATVTSLEAAKKWMTSHAIDLRNQRLEPIAEQARDIWSELRQESNVDIGAISLEGTNTRRKAVLKGTVDGEPSEALSVMSQGELHALALALFIPRATTPNSPFRFIVLDDPIQAMDPAKIDGFIRVLSILAKTRQVVVFSHDDRLATAIRQLTVDARLLEVTRETGSKIHVKETLNQAKRYVDDVRALVKDEGVPDEVKRRVAPGLFRLAIESAAQQVFYAKEHRAGMGRQDTEQRWAAANKTTNRLKLAVLDDPEGSLGGWLSYRAERGPTLKLANAGTHGEVVTVDALAVKDLGRMVDGILAS is encoded by the coding sequence GTGACCGGAACCGATGAGGCCGTGGACAGACCGCTCGTGGAGGTCGTATTCGACGCCATCGACGCAGACAACGGGCTGGCCGACGACGCGAAGTACTTGGTGCTGGCGGCGCTCGAAGGAACCGACCAGCTCAGCGACCAGCTCGACGGCGTCACGCTGTTGCAGACTCGGCGCGCGGCGCAGGCAGTCATCGAGAAGCCCGTCGGAGCATTCCTGACGTCCATCGAGGTGGCCGGCTTCCGAGGCATCGGCCCGAAGTCCGAACTGAAGCTGCATCCCGCACCTGGCATCACCATCGTCAGCGGACGCAATGGATCCGGCAAGTCCAGCTTCGCCGAGGCACTCGAGTTCGCGGTCACCGGCAAGAGCTACCGGTGGGAGAACAAGGCGAAGCTGTGGAAGGACACCTGGCGGAACCTGCACGAGTCGTCGCAGTGCCAGATCCGTGTCGGCCTGACCATCGAGGGCTCAGAACCCGCCGTCGTCGGCGTCGATTGGTCTGCGGACGCATTGCTCCCCGACAACTCGACGTGGACTCAGATCGGCAAGGCCAAACGTTCGCCCGGCACCAACGGGCTCGGGTGGAAGTCGGCGATCGAACTGCACCGCCCGATCCTGTCGTACGACGAGATCGGCGGTCTCATCGAGGACAGTCCCTCCACGTTGTACGACGCGCTTGCCAAACTGCTCGGGCTCGACGAGATCGCTGACGCCGAGAAGCGGCTCGCATCGGCGTTGAAGGACGCGAAAGTGCCGCGCGGACAAGCGAAAGAAGCGCTGGCGCAACTCAAGCACATTGTCGGAGAATCGACGGATGACCGGGCCCAGTCGGCCGCAACCCTGTTGAAGAAGCGAGCTCCGGACGTCGATGCGGTTCAGGCGCTCGCGACCGGCTCCGCACCGACGCAATCCTCGGCGCTGTCCGGCCTCCGAGCCATCGTCGGCCTGGCAATCCCGTTGAAGGAGCAGGTCGACACTGTCGTCGTAGCGCTCCGGGAGGCGATAGCTGGCACCGTCGACCTGGCTTCCGACGCGCTTGCCATCGTCGAACGACGTAACGCGCTGCTGATGTCCGCCCTGGAACTGCACGCCGACACCGGCACCACCGATTGCCCGGTCTGCGAAACCGGGACTCTCGACGACGCGTGGGCCGAACACGCCCGGACGCGCATGTCCGACGAAGAAGACAAGCTCACGCTCTTCAAGAAGGCTCGTCGCGACTTCGAGGACGCTCGCCGTGCAGCGACCGCACTGATCGACGACCTGACCGACGCGACAGCGGTCGACGGCGTCGAACTCCCATCGCTGGAGTCGTACCAAGAGGCCGTCCTGAAGGTCCGGTCTGCACCTGACGAAGTCACGGAGCTCGCAGAGCACCTCAGTGCGACGTTGCCTGCCGTTGTCGAGTCCGGCGGGCTGCTGCGTCATGAGGCAGCAGCGGCTATCAAAGCTCGGGAAGACACTTGGGCGCCCATCGCGTCACGGTTGGCGTCGTGGGTGCAGATGGAGCAAACGGCAGCGAAGACGGACGCGACCGTCACCAGTCTGGAAGCGGCCAAGAAGTGGATGACGTCGCACGCCATCGACTTACGCAACCAGCGGCTCGAACCGATTGCCGAGCAGGCGCGGGACATCTGGAGCGAACTCCGCCAGGAGAGCAACGTGGATATCGGTGCGATCAGCTTGGAGGGAACCAATACTCGGCGTAAAGCTGTTTTGAAGGGAACGGTCGACGGTGAACCGTCGGAGGCGTTGTCGGTGATGAGCCAGGGCGAGTTGCACGCCTTGGCGTTGGCGCTGTTCATCCCTCGTGCGACGACGCCGAACAGTCCGTTCCGGTTCATCGTTCTCGACGATCCGATCCAGGCCATGGACCCGGCCAAGATCGATGGATTCATCCGGGTGCTGTCGATCCTGGCCAAGACTCGGCAAGTCGTCGTCTTCTCGCACGATGACCGATTAGCCACTGCCATAAGGCAACTCACCGTCGATGCGCGGTTGCTCGAGGTCACCCGCGAGACCGGGTCGAAGATTCACGTCAAGGAGACGCTTAATCAGGCGAAGAGGTACGTCGACGACGTGCGTGCGCTGGTGAAGGATGAGGGCGTGCCTGACGAGGTCAAGCGGCGAGTAGCGCCGGGTCTGTTCCGGCTCGCCATCGAATCCGCAGCGCAGCAGGTGTTCTACGCCAAGGAGCACCGTGCGGGTATGGGACGGCAGGACACGGAGCAGCGCTGGGCGGCAGCGAACAAGACGACGAACAGGCTGAAGTTAGCGGTGCTCGACGATCCCGAGGGAAGCTTGGGCGGGTGGCTGAGCTATCGAGCCGAGCGAGGCCCGACGCTCAAGCTCGCCAACGCCGGCACGCACGGTGAGGTGGTGACGGTCGATGCCCTCGCCGTGAAAGATCTGGGCAGAATGGTCGACGGGATTTTGGCGTCATGA